From the Cryptomeria japonica chromosome 2, Sugi_1.0, whole genome shotgun sequence genome, one window contains:
- the LOC131873627 gene encoding protein DETOXIFICATION 16-like isoform X2, giving the protein MERSDSIHGHAHENDVLEPLIAKEEAVLFRDEQNEWKCSKALVWDELKKQCWIAGPMVSVNLLQFSLRVISVMLVGHLGELALSSASIATSFANVFGFTLLMGMGSALETLCGQAYGAKQYHLLGIHLQRAIFVLFCVSIPVAVVWAYMGNILTACGQDPSISFEAGEFARWMIPSLFAYSALLPLTRYLQTQSIVFPMMICSVITLCFHVPICWALVFKTGLGYKGAALANSISNWVNVALVLLYIKTSSACKRTWTSFTREALYDIKKFLKLAIPSSLMICLEYWSFEMLILLSGLLPNPKLETSVLSICLNTMVLAYNVPSGFAAAASTRISNELGAGRSQAARLAVYVVFFMTIMEAVMVGCLLFSIRNVCGYAYSNDKEVIDYVASMIPLLAAGSILDAIQGTLSGVARGCGWQKVGAYVNLGAYYIVAIPVAVILAFVLHVGGRGLWIGITCGLFVQTVLLFLVTLCTDWEQQGRNARERVYTSVLPEVTDDIIKWQVL; this is encoded by the exons ATGGAGAGAAGTGATTCAATTCATGGCCAtgcgcatgagaatgatgtgctGGAGCCACTTATAGCCAAGGAGGAAGCAGTTTTATTTAGAGATGAGCAGAATGAATGGAAGTGCAGTAAAGCTCTAGTATGGGACGAATTAAAGAAACAATGCTGGATAGCAGGGCCTATGGTATCTGTGAATTTATTACAATTTAGCTTGCGGGTGATATCTGTTATGCTGGTGGGGCATTTAGGGGAGCTTGCTCTCTCTAGTGCATCTATTGCTACTtcatttgcaaatgtttttggcttCACTCTGCTG ATGGGAATGGGAAGTGCATTGGAAACACTATGTGGACAGGCCTACGGGGCAAAGCAATACCATCTGCTTGGAATTCATCTGCAGAGAGcaatttttgttcttttttgtGTAAGTATACCGGTGGCTGTGGTGTGGGCATATATGGGCAACATTCTAACTGCATGTGGGCAGGACCCTTCAATATCTTTTGAAGCAGGGGAATTTGCCAGATGGATGATTCCCAGTCTGTTTGCTTATTCAGCTCTTTTACCCCTTACAAGATATCTCCAGACACAAAGTATTGTCTTTCCCATGATGATATGCTCTGTAATTACTTTGTGTTTCCATGTTCCCATCTGCTGGGCTCTGGTATTTAAAACTGGATTAGGTTATAAAGGGGCAGCCTTAGCCAACAGCATTTCCAACTGGGTCAATGTGGCACTTGTTTTACTATATATTAAAACTTCATCTGCATGCAAGAGGACATGGACGTCCTTTACAAGGGAGGCCTTGTATGATATTAAAAAATTTCTGAAGCTTGCAATTCCATCTTCATTGATGATCTG CTTGGAGTATTGGTCCTTTGAAATGCTTATTCTCTTGTCAGGTCTGTTGCCCAATCCAAAACTTGAGACATCAGTTCTTTCAATATG CCTTAACACTATGGTTCTAGCATATAATGTCCCTTCTGGTTTTGCTGCTGCTGCAAG TACACGGATTTCAAATGAATTAGGAGCTGGACGCTCACAAGCTGCCCGCTTGGCAGTGTATGTAGTGTTCTTTATGACAATCATGGAGGCAGTCATGGTTGGATGTCTTTTATTCTCTATACGAAATGTTTGCGGCTATGCTTATAGTAATGATAAGGAAGTCATTGATTATGTTGCAAGCATGATCCCTCTGCTGGCAGCCGGCTCAATTTTGGATGCAATCCAAGGCACTCTTTCAG GCGTTGCTAGAGGATGTGGTTGGCAAAAAGTGGGTGCTTATGTTAATCTTGGAGCATACTACATAGTTGCCATTCCTGTAGCTGTCATTTTGGCCTTTGTACTGCATGTTGGTGGCAGG GGACTTTGGATTGGAATTACCTGCGGCCTTTTTGTACAAACAGTTTTACTGTTCCTGGTAACTTTATGTACAGACTGGGAACAACAA GGAAGAAATGCAAGAGAAAGAGTATATACATCAGTATTACCTGAGGTTACTGATGATATAATAAAG TGGCAGGTTTTGTAG
- the LOC131873627 gene encoding protein DETOXIFICATION 16-like isoform X1 has protein sequence MERSDSIHGHAHENDVLEPLIAKEEAVLFRDEQNEWKCSKALVWDELKKQCWIAGPMVSVNLLQFSLRVISVMLVGHLGELALSSASIATSFANVFGFTLLMGMGSALETLCGQAYGAKQYHLLGIHLQRAIFVLFCVSIPVAVVWAYMGNILTACGQDPSISFEAGEFARWMIPSLFAYSALLPLTRYLQTQSIVFPMMICSVITLCFHVPICWALVFKTGLGYKGAALANSISNWVNVALVLLYIKTSSACKRTWTSFTREALYDIKKFLKLAIPSSLMICLEYWSFEMLILLSGLLPNPKLETSVLSICLNTMVLAYNVPSGFAAAASTRISNELGAGRSQAARLAVYVVFFMTIMEAVMVGCLLFSIRNVCGYAYSNDKEVIDYVASMIPLLAAGSILDAIQGTLSGVARGCGWQKVGAYVNLGAYYIVAIPVAVILAFVLHVGGRGLWIGITCGLFVQTVLLFLVTLCTDWEQQGRNARERVYTSVLPEVTDDIIKDDKNYRP, from the exons ATGGAGAGAAGTGATTCAATTCATGGCCAtgcgcatgagaatgatgtgctGGAGCCACTTATAGCCAAGGAGGAAGCAGTTTTATTTAGAGATGAGCAGAATGAATGGAAGTGCAGTAAAGCTCTAGTATGGGACGAATTAAAGAAACAATGCTGGATAGCAGGGCCTATGGTATCTGTGAATTTATTACAATTTAGCTTGCGGGTGATATCTGTTATGCTGGTGGGGCATTTAGGGGAGCTTGCTCTCTCTAGTGCATCTATTGCTACTtcatttgcaaatgtttttggcttCACTCTGCTG ATGGGAATGGGAAGTGCATTGGAAACACTATGTGGACAGGCCTACGGGGCAAAGCAATACCATCTGCTTGGAATTCATCTGCAGAGAGcaatttttgttcttttttgtGTAAGTATACCGGTGGCTGTGGTGTGGGCATATATGGGCAACATTCTAACTGCATGTGGGCAGGACCCTTCAATATCTTTTGAAGCAGGGGAATTTGCCAGATGGATGATTCCCAGTCTGTTTGCTTATTCAGCTCTTTTACCCCTTACAAGATATCTCCAGACACAAAGTATTGTCTTTCCCATGATGATATGCTCTGTAATTACTTTGTGTTTCCATGTTCCCATCTGCTGGGCTCTGGTATTTAAAACTGGATTAGGTTATAAAGGGGCAGCCTTAGCCAACAGCATTTCCAACTGGGTCAATGTGGCACTTGTTTTACTATATATTAAAACTTCATCTGCATGCAAGAGGACATGGACGTCCTTTACAAGGGAGGCCTTGTATGATATTAAAAAATTTCTGAAGCTTGCAATTCCATCTTCATTGATGATCTG CTTGGAGTATTGGTCCTTTGAAATGCTTATTCTCTTGTCAGGTCTGTTGCCCAATCCAAAACTTGAGACATCAGTTCTTTCAATATG CCTTAACACTATGGTTCTAGCATATAATGTCCCTTCTGGTTTTGCTGCTGCTGCAAG TACACGGATTTCAAATGAATTAGGAGCTGGACGCTCACAAGCTGCCCGCTTGGCAGTGTATGTAGTGTTCTTTATGACAATCATGGAGGCAGTCATGGTTGGATGTCTTTTATTCTCTATACGAAATGTTTGCGGCTATGCTTATAGTAATGATAAGGAAGTCATTGATTATGTTGCAAGCATGATCCCTCTGCTGGCAGCCGGCTCAATTTTGGATGCAATCCAAGGCACTCTTTCAG GCGTTGCTAGAGGATGTGGTTGGCAAAAAGTGGGTGCTTATGTTAATCTTGGAGCATACTACATAGTTGCCATTCCTGTAGCTGTCATTTTGGCCTTTGTACTGCATGTTGGTGGCAGG GGACTTTGGATTGGAATTACCTGCGGCCTTTTTGTACAAACAGTTTTACTGTTCCTGGTAACTTTATGTACAGACTGGGAACAACAA GGAAGAAATGCAAGAGAAAGAGTATATACATCAGTATTACCTGAGGTTACTGATGATATAATAAAG GATGACAAAAATTATCGACCTTGA